Genomic window (Paraglaciecola psychrophila 170):
CATCAGGCATAGTCGCTGAAAACAACGCAGTTTGACGCTCTTTTGGAGCATGCCCCAATATCCACTCTACATCATCAATGAAACCCATACGTAACATTTCATCAGCTTCATCGAGTACCAAAAACTTCAATTTATCAAGTTTCAGGGTGCCCTTTTTAATGTGATCTATTACACGGCCAGGTGTGCCGACAACAACTTGTGTGCCACGTTTCAGCTGGCGAATTTGGTTATCGTAAGATGAACCGCCATAAATAGGTAAAACGTTAATTTTCTTAAGAAAGCTAGCATAAACCTGAAAGGCTTCGGCTACTTGAATGGCTAACTCTCTGGTAGGAGTTAATACCAATAATTGGGTGCTTTTATCATCAGGATCAATATTGGCCAACATAGGCAGGGCAAAAGCAGCGGTTTTACCGGTACCTGTTTGCGCGGTGCCTAATAAATCATGGCCTCCAATAATAAGTGGAATACATTCTGCTTGAATAGGTGTGGGTTTTTCATAGCCGACCTTGTCTAATGCTTGCAGCAGTTCTTCGGGTAGATTTAAATCTCTAAATGTTATTTCAGATGTGGTGGTGGTCATCAATTTTCCCAGGGTACAGGCAGGCACAGCGTTATTTGAATCGGTAGTACAATTTCTAAAATCAGTAATACAATTATCTAAGGCGAAGCCGGCGTGGTTTCAAAGGTCAAATTATATTCGATATTCAACATTTACTCCATGTAATGCTTTGTTTAATTGCATTATTTTTAGAAAATGCCATTTTGTGATGCGATATTTTGTGGTTTATTGTCAATGATGTTGCATAAATGTCATAAAGTTAGAGTGAATTTTAACATGTAACGATGATTTTATTCATTTGACCAATTTTTATTAAAGTAGTTTTAGGTTCAGGAACAACAATCACTATGCAATAAAGTATTAAAAAAGATAGATTTATCCCTTTGAAAAAAACAGATTTAATCTAAGTTTGTTTAGATAATGGTCGTTTATCCACCGAACTACGTGGTGATTTAAAGCTCTTTCACCGTTGATCGTCAGTACCTTACATTTTGAATATCACCACATACTTGAGGAATTAAAGGGCAGTTACGCACCTTTCGAGCCTAATTCTGACACCATAGCTGCTAAACAGTTAACCGATGATATCTTGCAAACTAAACAATAAATTTTTTACTGATAGATTTACCCAAGTCTTAAACGCTGCCAATTTCAAAAAAGTTACTGATCAAGATCTTTAAGAAGCATTAAACGAGAGTGACGTGGTTGAATAGTTGCGACACGAAGTCGCTATATGAAGTTGTCTTCCTTCGACAGAGAAGACCATCCGTGTTGCCGGATGAATCAACAAGCTTGAATAAAGAGCAGCTTGCACAATGTAGCGAAGTGCGACAAAGCACGGGGTATAAATCGCGAGAAGCATATCTTCCTGGTAACCACTACCGGGTAAGCGCTAGATAATCGGTAGGGCTAAGATATCTGAATCTGCGTTAAAGATCGTTAGCACGAACATGCGGAAGTGGTTAATGCGCATGAGCCAAAAAGGCACTGGTGGTAGGAAAGTCGTTTCTATTATGCGGCTTCGCAAACAATATACTGCCCGGTCAATAGCAGGAGCCTAACCCGATGTACTTCTATAGCGGAACGTGGAAACCCCGTATCACTCTCGATGGAACTTGAGACAGCTAGTCGTAAGACAAGCCAATGGTGGTGCGGGAATAGGAGTGTCGAAACAAGCGAATGCCATGCTGTAATGGTGTGGATACGGGTTTAAATGTTACCTGGCACTAAAGTGCGCCCACGTTCGACTGGTCTTTCTTTGCAAGATAATTTGAAGAACCTTTGGTAAGAGGAAAAGCAAATGACGACAATGAATCATTTATTGGACGGTGCACCCTCTGCTTGTGAAATTGACTGGGATCTTATTTGTTGGGATAAAGTCGAAAAACAAGTACGACGGCTTCAGGTGCGTATTGCAAAGGCTGTTCGGGAAGGACGTCATGGCAAAGCGAAAGCATTGCAGTGGATCCTTTCTCACTCGTCCTCAGCAAAACTCATTGCGGTTAGACGAGTGACACAAAATAAAGGCAGTAAAACTGCCGGTGTTGATAACGTCATTTGGACAACACCTAAAAAGAAAATGCAGGCTGTCGAGGATATCAAACAAAGGGGTTATCAACCTCTTCCTCTCAGGCGTATTTATATTCCCAAAAAGAACGGAAAACTGCGTCCGCTATCAATTCCAACAATGGCAGACAGGGCACAACAAGCACTTCACTTGTTAACCTTGGAGCCCATATCGGAAACGTTAGCGGACAAGAATGCGTATGGTTTCCGACCAAAACGTCCTTGTGCAAATGCCATAGAGCAATGTTTCAAAGTACTGTGCATAAAATGTTCTGCTCAATGGGTTCTCGAAGGAAATATAAAGTCCTGTTTTGATAAAATCCGGCCCCATTGTCCATGGACAATATCCCAAAGGATAAAGAAATCCCTGAAAAATGGCTGACAGCTGGCTACATAGAAAAAACAGTGTTTAATCCCACATTTGAAGGTACGCCTCAGGGCGGGATCATTTCGCCAACACTTTTGGTGTTAACCCTTACCGGACTAGAGCAAGCTGTCAAAGCAGCAACAAGCTCTAAGGATAAGGTAAATATCATCGTGTATGCGGACGATTTTATCATCACTGGTGCCTCAAGAGAAATTCTTGAGTCTAAAGTAAAACCGGCTGTGATATCTTTTTTAAAGCTACGTGGATTAACACTCTCAGAGGAGAAGACACATCTCACTCATGTTAATGATGGTTTTAACTTTCTCGGTTTTAACGTACGTAAGTACGATGGGAAACTGTTAATCAAGCCAGCTAAAGAGAATGTTAAACTCTTTTTAGATAAGCTAAGAAATACCATCAAAAACAGCCGGCAGTGCAACGACGGAAGCATTATTCGCCAGCTTAATCTAAAAATCAGAGGATGTTCGAACTACTATCTTCATGTGTCTCTAAACGCACTTTTTCTAAAGTAGATCACAACATTGTCTGCATGGCTCTGGCAATGACTAAGCGAAGACATCCAAACAAAAGTGCACAATGGCGTAAACAGAAATATTATCGTCACCTTGCACTCAGAGATTGGATCTTCTTTGCAAGAACTCATGATAAGGATGGTTTCACAAGCCACCTCGATCTCGCTGAAGCAGCTAAGGTTAATATCAAACGACATCTTAAAATAAAGGGAAGTGCCAATCCTTACGAACTTGCCTATGACGACTATTTCGACAATCGTTCAGGAATGAATAAAGGTCGACATATTGCCATAGTAAGGGACGAAAGGTGCCAATCTACATTTTGAGTAAACGACATATTGTGACAAACAACCGGGTCTACTATAGGCCTTTGAAAGGCTTGAGCCACGTGCTGGGAAACTCGCATGCGTGGTTCTTAGGGGAGTTGGGGCTGGTAACAGCCCCTGCTTACCCGGCATCCGACTACCTAGGTTAAGACATAATACCCTTAACTGGAGATAGGTAATGACAGCACGTAAGAAATATTCAAAAGAATTTAAATTGGATGCCATCGCATAGGTGGTAGAGCAAAAATACAGTCGTGTAGAGGCGGCTAGGAATCTAGGCCTCAGTCCTCAGATACTCGGTCGTTGGCTCAAAGAGGCCGAAGATGATAATGGTCATGCTTTTCGAGGTAATGGCACCCTGACACCCGAACAAGCCGAAATCCGCAGCTTGAAGGGGCAAGTCAAGCGTCTCGAAATAGAGCGTGAGATATAAAAAAAAGCGACGGTCTTCTTTGCCAAAAAAAAGAAGTGAAGTATTCGTTTATTACCCGATATAAGAAGACCTGGCCTGTGCGCTTAATGTGCAGACTACTCGGTGTACAAAGTAACAATTATTACCGTTACCAGAAGCGTCAAACGGATAAACCTGATGGTTTAACGCATCAAGAGATGCGGGAAGGGGTAAAAGATATCGCCAGGTTCAGCGATAATACCTATGGCGAGACGCATTCAAAAAGTATTGAATACGCTGAGCTTTCCAGTGAGTCGCAGGAAAACAGCTCAATTGATGAAAGAAGCAGGCGTGTGGGTGCGGTATAAAAAGAAATATAAAGCCACCACCAACAGTGACCATAAAAAGCCCATTTATGACAATGAGCTAAAGCAAGACTTTGCAGCACAAAAGCCTGACCAAGCTTATGTGCATTATGTGCAGGATATCACCTACGTTTAGATATCAGAAGGCTGGTTGTATTTAGCGGTGGTGATTGATTTATATTCACGCAAAGTCGTGGGTTGGAGTATGAGTTCAAGAATGAAGGCCAGCTTAGTGTGTGACGCATTAACCATGGCAATATGGCAACGACAACCCAAAGCAAGATTGATTGTGCATTCAGACCAAAGCTTATCGCCGCCTTATCAAGGCTTGTCGGCAGCATGAGTAAAAAAGGGTGTTGTTGGGACAATGCTGTGGCAGAAAGCTTCTTCGGGAGTCTAAAGCAAGAACGGGTGCATTGGCGTAATTACTCTACACGATTTAGCGCCCAACAAGACATCTTGAATTACATGACCATGTGGTACAACAGCCATAGACTGCATTCGTACTTGGATTACCAATGTCCTAATAACTTTGAACAACAAAACAATGAATTACAAAAAGTAGCTTAACTGAGGTAGTCGTATTAGGTAGATCAGGTCATTGTCTATCAGCGCTGCACTTTTGCATCCTGATACTCAGTGGGATGGCTTGTTTAATTTTTAACAGCATTATTAACCGTGTCAGTGGTTACATCTTCGAATAAAACGTGGGGCGTTTGTCGCATCTGGTAAAATCTCATGTCATTATACATCAATAAGAATTTTTACACGGAATTATCAACATGAAAAGTTTGAATTCAAAACAATTTAAATATGCATTAGCTGTTTTAGCAATAGGCGTTCTATCCTCTTGTGGTAGACAAACTAGTGACCAGTATATGCAGGAAGCTAAACAGTATGTTGCAGAAAATGATCCTGGGGCTGCTATTGTAGCGTTAAAAAATGCGGTACAGCTTGAGCCAAAATCAGCACAAGCAAGATTTGAACTTGGGCTGCTTTACATACAGCAAAAACAATTTGAAAGTGCAGAAAAAGAGTTTAATCGTGCGTTGGAATATGGTTATGAAGCCTCAAAGGTATTACCCTTGTTAACGCAAGCTTATCAACAATCGGGCGCCTATTCAGCTATTAGTAAACTAGAGCATGATCAAGATGGTTTAACATCAGTCGAACGTGCTGAAATCGGTTATTTCAAAGTAGTTGCATTGGCTCGATTAAATAAATTAGACGATGCGCGTGTATTGATTGAAGAATTAAGAGAGATTAAAACTAGTTCAATTTTTAAGGGGCTAACAGCATCTTACATGCTGGTGTTAGATGAAGATTATGAAACGGCCGCCACTTCAGTATCTGAGCTGCGTGAACAAGCTCCGCAAAATGCAGAGGTATTGAAGTTATTAGCTCAGTTAAAGTTGTCGCTTGGTGCACCGGATGAAGCTGCCGAAATATTTACTGATTATGTTCAGTCTTACCCTGAGGATAAACAAACAACTTTTGTCTTAGCCAAATTATTGGTAGATATTGGCAAGTTAGAAGCTGCGGAACCTTATATTGATGAACTTCTTCAATTAAATGACCAAAATCCCCTATTGAATCAATTAAAGTCTGCAACATATGCACAAAAAGGTGATCATGCCAATGCTCTTAAACATGCTGAGATAGCTATCAATGGCGGAATTGAAGCACCGTCTATACGCTTGGTAGCAGGTTATTCCGCTTACCAAATACAAGACTACTCAAGTGCTAATCGGCATTTGACTTATATTGCTGGAGTACTGCCAGATAATCATCCTGGTCTCAAGTTGCTTGCAGCTAGCCAACTTCAGTTAGGGCTGACCTCAGAAGCAGGGGACGTGTTAGGTAGGCTTGACCAATTATCAGATGAAGACGCGCCTTTATTTTCTAAGGCAAGCTATGAGCTGCTTCGTGACGGTTTTGAAAAAGAAGCCAAGGTGTTGATTGAAAAATCAACTAATATTAGTCGCACTGCCGAAGATTTAACGCGCTTAGGGTTATTACAACTTTCTCTGAATAATCTTGATGGCATAGTCAACTTAGAAGAGGCTGTCAGTAAGTCGCCTGAATTGGTGAGTGCACAAACCACACTAGCAAAAGCGTATATAGTCACTAAGCAATACGACAAAGCCCTGGAACTGGCAAGCAATTGGAAAAACTCCACCCCTGCTGATTCAAAATCCTATATGTTGGCTGGCGATGTATATACAAGGCAGCAGAAATTTGCAGAAGCAAAAGTAGAATTTGAAAATGCATCGTCCCTAGACACTAATAGTCCCTCTCCAAAACTGGCCATGGTTAACTTGGCGGTTGTACAAAAAGATACTCAACAAGCTAGCCTGTTATTAGATGAGTTATTGATCAAATTTCCAAATAATGTCCCTACACTGGCGACTTATTATTTAGTTAGTAAGCAAGCTAACAAACAAATCTCAGGAATTGAAAAGATTCAAGCTACTTTTGACAGCGAGCCTTCAAATATGGATATTAGATTACTCCTCGCTCGTGTTTATGTTGTCGAAGCCAATTACTTAAAAGCGATTGAATTGTTGACTGCAGTAAAAGATCAAAAAGATTTACCAAGAGCGTATTGGAAAACATTAGGTCAAAGTCTTATCAAAACTAACCAATTACGACCCGCCACTTTGCACTATGATGCTTGGTTGGTTAAAGAGCCAAATGATAAGGATGCCATCGTAGGTAAGCTATTGTTGCTGGATAATCTGAACAAGTTTGCAGAAGCTGCTCTATTAACTCAAGGTTACCTTAAGAATCGTGACGATGTGCAGATGCAATTGTTAAATACTCATTTTTTACTGATGCAAGCGGATTATCCAGCGGCTCAAAAGGCGTATGATGCTTTGCCAGACAATGTACTAGGATTACCCTTAGCTAAAGGTTTCCTCGCGCGCTTTCAGTTAAATAACAAACAACCAGAATTGGCGTTGGAAAACGCATTGGTCGCTTACAGTTCGACCCCAAATAATAGAAATCTGATCTTGTTAATCTTCACTTACGATACTTTGAAGCAAACTGATAAAACCATGCAACTGCTAACACAGCACATAGAAAAATTCCCCCAAGATTTGGCTGCTAGAATGTTATTAGCAGAAAGACAGATAGGTGGAGATTTATCAGGGGCAATGGCAAGTTATGAAATAGCGTTACAACAAAATGCCAATAATTATATTGCTAACAATAATTTGGCGTACCTGCATTTACAGAAAGGCGACATTGATAAAGCTAAAGAGTATGGGAGAAAGGCAGTTGAAATCAAACCTAATAACTCAGCAGCACTGGATACCTTAGCGCAAATATATGTTGCGGAGAAAGACTATAAAGAAGCGTTAAATTTGTATGATCGAGCGATTACCGATGCTATGCAAAATGAAGAAATCTATCTAAATTACGTTGAAACCTTATTATTAGCGGAAGAAAAGTTTTTAGCAGAACGTAAACTAGGCCAGCGAGAGATGAAACAAAAGGCATCTATCACACGCGTAGATAAACTAAAAACTGACTTCGGTATTGAATAAGGCGCGAATTCTTAAATTATTTAAATGATTTTAAGTTATTAAGATAAAATTAGAATTGTATTAGAAGGCCATAACTTATGGCCTTTTTTTCAGAGACCTAGCAATAAGCCCCTGTAAACCTAACCTCGATTGGCGAACATTACTGTTTAGATAATAGTAGCCTGTATCAATATTTATTATCTCTAACCTATTACATGCCATATTACAGACACACCTTAATGATGCCCTAGTTAGATTCATAGGATTTCCATAAAGATTGATACTTAGGTAGTTACCAGTGGCTTATGTTTGCTGTTTGGAGGTATCTATTAACACATCTGATAGTAGGTAAGCGATTAGATTAGTTAAAACATATGCCTAATTATCCGCAAGTCTATTTTAGATAAATGCTGAGCTATACTAATATAATACTATAATCAGTTCTGTTGAGGCATCGACACTGTTGCACTGCAGTTTTGTCAGTAATCGATGCGGTTTAAGAAAACTCATTTCCATTTTTAGCTCATTATTACGAAAATAAACGTACTTCACCAGCTTGGCGACGTTTGACTTTAATGACTAACAAAAGTGTAATGAATCCAGGTAATGCTTGAAAATAAAAAATGTTAGTATTAGCTGTGAGCCCACCAAATATCCCGGCAATAGTGATACATATGAGTAAAAATACTTTTAAACTTTGATTGCCGCTTATTAAGCCCCAAAGTAAACCAAAGCCCAAAAAGCTATTATATAAACCTTGGTTCATAGCCAATACTTCTGAAGATTGTGCCACCTCTGCTGTCATTGAGAATATTTTTTGTCCAACAGGATGATTCCAGAAAAATATTTCTAACACCATGATGCCTAAATGCAAAAGGGCGACTAAAAAGGTCATAAAACCAGCAAAAAACTTCATAGATAATACCTTGACTACTTTGTATTAGATGTAACTTTTCATAGTGTGGTAAATTGACTTAAGTTGCAAGGATTGCTGTTGATACTTATGTCTAAATTAACAGACAGTTGCTCTATTTAATAAACACACTATCAAAAAAAAGCGCCTTGCGGCGCTTTCAAATATAAATAAACTGTTACGGTTGTTTTCCGCTTGGGTCTTTCATGTAACGGAAAAAATCACTGTCCGGTTCAACAACCAACACATCTTGTTTGCTGCTAAAGCTTTTCTTGTATGCATCCATACTCCGTAAGAAACTATAGAATTCAGGATCTTTGGTGTAAGTTTCAGCGTAAATCTGAGCTGCTTGAGCTTCACCTTCACCTCTTAGTTTTCGAAGGTTACGTTCTGCGTCAGCCAACATAACTGTAATTTTGGCATCGATATCAGCTTTGATAAATTCAGCTTTCTCTTTACCTTCAGAGCGATGCTCTCTGGCTACAGCTTCACGTTCGCTCCGCATACGTTGGAAAATAAAGTTTCTTACTTCCAATGGTAGGTTAATTTGTTTAACACGAACATCAATTATCTTTATCCCCAACTCGTCTGAGCTGGTTGAAGCTTGTGTCATAGCTTCATCCATAAGTTCTGATCGTTCACCAGACACAATTTCTTGAATAGTACGGGTACCAAACTCAGAACGTAAGGCATTATTGACTTTCTGTTGTAACAGTATTTCTGCACCAGATTTGATGCCACCAGTGGCTAAATAGTACTTAGCAAAATCTTCAATCTTCCACTTAACATACAAGTCGACAATCAAATCTTTTTTCTCAGAGGTCACAAAACGATCTGGCACTTCGTCCAATGTTTGAATACGTGCATCAAGTCTTACCACACGGTCAAAGAAAGGGAGTTTTAAGTGTAAACCAGGTTCAAAAACTGTGGTGTCACCTGACTCGCTGTCTCTCTGTACTTTACCAAACTGTATAACAATGGCTTTGTTGCCTTCTTCTACAACAAATAACGAGCCAAATATGAGCAACCCTATGGCTACTATTATTAATGCAATAAAATTTTTCATAGCCTAGTTTCTCCCACTACGTGCGCCGTTGTTACGGTTGTTTCTGGAGTTGCCGTTTAACGGTTGTGTATCTTCATCTTGATTACGCAAACCTTCTAAAGTACTGCGGATGTTGGCTGGAATTGTTGGCCCAGACTGATTTCCCAATATTTTATCTAGCGGTAAATACATCATGTTGCCAGTGCCTTCCGTATCCACCAATATTTTACTAGTGTTGCCGTAGACTTCTTCCATAGTTTCAAGGTAAATACGGCTACGAGTGACTTCTGGTGCAGAAGTATATTGAGGAAGTAATTCTTCAAACCTTGCGATTGCACCTTGCGCTTCCAATGTGACGCGTTCTTTATAAGCTTGGGCTTCTTGTGCTAAACGGTTAACCTGTCCACGGGCACGAGGTTCGATTTCAC
Coding sequences:
- a CDS encoding reverse transcriptase N-terminal domain-containing protein, with product MTTMNHLLDGAPSACEIDWDLICWDKVEKQVRRLQVRIAKAVREGRHGKAKALQWILSHSSSAKLIAVRRVTQNKGSKTAGVDNVIWTTPKKKMQAVEDIKQRGYQPLPLRRIYIPKKNGKLRPLSIPTMADRAQQALHLLTLEPISETLADKNAYGFRPKRPCANAIEQCFKVLCIKCSAQWVLEGNIKSCFDKIRPHCPWTISQRIKKSLKNG
- the prsT gene encoding XrtA/PEP-CTERM system TPR-repeat protein PrsT, which produces MKSLNSKQFKYALAVLAIGVLSSCGRQTSDQYMQEAKQYVAENDPGAAIVALKNAVQLEPKSAQARFELGLLYIQQKQFESAEKEFNRALEYGYEASKVLPLLTQAYQQSGAYSAISKLEHDQDGLTSVERAEIGYFKVVALARLNKLDDARVLIEELREIKTSSIFKGLTASYMLVLDEDYETAATSVSELREQAPQNAEVLKLLAQLKLSLGAPDEAAEIFTDYVQSYPEDKQTTFVLAKLLVDIGKLEAAEPYIDELLQLNDQNPLLNQLKSATYAQKGDHANALKHAEIAINGGIEAPSIRLVAGYSAYQIQDYSSANRHLTYIAGVLPDNHPGLKLLAASQLQLGLTSEAGDVLGRLDQLSDEDAPLFSKASYELLRDGFEKEAKVLIEKSTNISRTAEDLTRLGLLQLSLNNLDGIVNLEEAVSKSPELVSAQTTLAKAYIVTKQYDKALELASNWKNSTPADSKSYMLAGDVYTRQQKFAEAKVEFENASSLDTNSPSPKLAMVNLAVVQKDTQQASLLLDELLIKFPNNVPTLATYYLVSKQANKQISGIEKIQATFDSEPSNMDIRLLLARVYVVEANYLKAIELLTAVKDQKDLPRAYWKTLGQSLIKTNQLRPATLHYDAWLVKEPNDKDAIVGKLLLLDNLNKFAEAALLTQGYLKNRDDVQMQLLNTHFLLMQADYPAAQKAYDALPDNVLGLPLAKGFLARFQLNNKQPELALENALVAYSSTPNNRNLILLIFTYDTLKQTDKTMQLLTQHIEKFPQDLAARMLLAERQIGGDLSGAMASYEIALQQNANNYIANNNLAYLHLQKGDIDKAKEYGRKAVEIKPNNSAALDTLAQIYVAEKDYKEALNLYDRAITDAMQNEEIYLNYVETLLLAEEKFLAERKLGQREMKQKASITRVDKLKTDFGIE
- a CDS encoding DUF1304 domain-containing protein, producing the protein MKFFAGFMTFLVALLHLGIMVLEIFFWNHPVGQKIFSMTAEVAQSSEVLAMNQGLYNSFLGFGLLWGLISGNQSLKVFLLICITIAGIFGGLTANTNIFYFQALPGFITLLLVIKVKRRQAGEVRLFS
- the hflC gene encoding protease modulator HflC; its protein translation is MKNFIALIIVAIGLLIFGSLFVVEEGNKAIVIQFGKVQRDSESGDTTVFEPGLHLKLPFFDRVVRLDARIQTLDEVPDRFVTSEKKDLIVDLYVKWKIEDFAKYYLATGGIKSGAEILLQQKVNNALRSEFGTRTIQEIVSGERSELMDEAMTQASTSSDELGIKIIDVRVKQINLPLEVRNFIFQRMRSEREAVAREHRSEGKEKAEFIKADIDAKITVMLADAERNLRKLRGEGEAQAAQIYAETYTKDPEFYSFLRSMDAYKKSFSSKQDVLVVEPDSDFFRYMKDPSGKQP